DNA sequence from the Parasphaerochaeta coccoides DSM 17374 genome:
TGCATCATTTTCATAATGACACCATGTGGGCGGACGATCTGTACATGAGCATTCCTTTTCTCTGCCGTTACGCCGCGCTTTCCGGCGATGCTTCCCTATTGGATGATGCAGCATCCCAGTTCATCGGTTTCCGGAAATTATTATATGACCCCGTCCGCCGCCTGATGAACCATGTCTATGACTTCAGGAGAAATATGGCGACCGGAGTTGCCTGGGGTCGCGGTAATGGATGGACCATTTTTTCTCTGGCGGAATTGCTGGAAGTGATTCCCAGGGAGCATGACATGCGGCCTGAACTGCTGGATTTTTTCCGGAACTTTGCGGATGGACTCTTGGCTATGCAGGACAGTGACGGGATGTGGCACCAAGTGCTTGACGTAAGGGAATCCTATCCTGAGACATCATGCACCGCCATGTTCATCTATGCGTTCTCCCGTGGCATCCGCAATGGCTGGCTGGAGGAACCCCTGAAATTCCGCTGTGCATGTGAACTGGCGTGGACCGCTTTGCAGAAAACATCCATCGATTATCATGGCAACATCCACGGAGTATGCAGAGGTTCGGAATTTTCATTCACTCCACGCTATTACGCGGAAGAACTCCTCCCCCGTCTTAATGATACTCATGGCATAGGCATCGTATTGCTGGCGGGAGTCGAGATGAAGAAATTACGCCGTCATTACATGTAATCCTGCCTCGGACATCCGGGGCTATTGTCTCCGCATGATTGCCAATTGCTAACAATGGCAAGGGAACCTTAACCTTTGATTCCGGTCGTCACCATGCCTTCGACGATATATTTCTGGAAGATGATGAAAACAAGCACGACAGGAATCAGCGACAACGTACCCATGGAAAAGATTGCCGGCCAGTCAGTGGATGATTGAGGGTCGCTGAACATCCGCAACGCAAGCGATACGGTAAACTGTCGCGGCCTGTTCAGATACAGCAACGGTCCCAGGAAATCATCCCATCTCCAGTAGAAGCTGAAAATCACCGCCGTAATCAAGGACGGCTTAATCAAGGGAAAAACCACATATGAGAATATCATTGGCCTGTTGCATCCGTCTATCTTGGCCGCATTGTCCAGCTCCATCGGTATCTGGCGGATGAACTGCACCATGAGAAAGATGAAGAACCCTACGCCTCCGAAATGCGGGACGATGAGAGGAAGGAAGGTGTTGACCCACCCTATCCTATGGAAGATGATGAACTGCGGAACCATGACGACCTGATAAGGAAGCATCAGCGTCACGAACATGCAGGCGTACCAGAAAGACCGGCCTTTGAAGGGGATGCGGGCAAAACCATAGGCAACAATGGCGGACGACATCACAGCCCCGAAGGTAGCGACCACCGTATAGAACAGTGAGTTCTTGAAAAACGTACCGAAAGTGATGGCATTGTTGAATTTCCATCCCCTCACATAATTGTCCCATCTCAAGGATTGAGGGATCAAGGATGAATTGCCAAAAATCTCAGCGCTTGTCTTGAATGAATTTGAAATCATCCACAGGATGGGATACAACATGATGAAACCCAAGAGGATGACGACGGCGTGGAAGATAAATTTCTCCGTGTTGACCTTTATGATTCTTTTTGTGTGAGCATCCATCTTATTTCCCCTCCTTTGTCTCATAGAACACCCAGTTGTCGGAAGTCTTGAAAATGATGGCGGTCATGACGCCGATAATCAGAACCAGAATCCAGGCCATGGCACTGCTGTAACCCATTTCATAATACTTGAAGGCTCTTTGGTACAGGTACAGGGCATAGACCAGCGTACTGTTGAGGGGATCGCCCATGCCCCCGGATACAACGAAAGCCTGTGTGAAGACGGTGAAGCCGTTAATCAGCTGCATGATCAGATTGAAGAAAATGACGGGAGTCATCTGGGGAAGCGTAATATGTACGAATCTTTTCACCCGTCCCGCGCCGTCAATTTCCGCCGCTTCATAATAGTCCTTGGGAACCTGCCGCAACCCCGCAAGGAAGATGAGCATGGAGGAACCGAACTGCCATACCGCCAGGATAATCAATGTCCAGATGGCTGTGTCAGGATTTCCTATCCATGATGTGGAAGCCGGGATGCCTATGGCATTGAGAAACGCATTGATTGCCCCATCCGCCATGAAAAGACGCCGCCACATGACAGCAATCGCAATGCTTCCTCCTACAATAGAGGGAAGGTAATAAATCATCTGATAGAAACGTATCGCCCGTGTACCGCGATTGAAAAGCATCGCGACAAAAAATGCAAAGACCAGGCGTAACGGCACAGATACAAAGGCGTAGAAAAAAGTGACCTTCAAGGACTGCCAGAACAATGTATCGCTGGACATGCGCTTGAAGTTGGCCAGTCCGTTGAACACGGGGGAAGCCAAGATATCATATTGCGTAAAGGAATAGTATAATGAAAAAAGAATCGGTATCACGGAAAATGCAAGGAAGCCAATCAACCACGGGCTTATGAATGCATATCCTGAAACGCTCGTCATCAGCCGCGCCCGTCTTGCTCCACGTGTCAGAGGTAGTGATGCATTCGACAGTGCGCCAGATTGTTTTTTCCCCATGAGCTTACCCCTCCCGACATTCGTGACTTAAAAAAACTATGGATACCTGGAATCAGGCATCCATAGTCAATTGGTGAAGAAACCTACATGTTACCTGGCAAGGATTGCATTCGCATCCGCCATAATCTTAGCAACACCTGCATCCACACTAACTCTCTTGCCCAGAATCTCCTGGGTGACATCGCGGAACAACTTCAAGACTTCTCCGGCAGGCGCAGGATCCGGGGGATCAATGGCGCTGGAATGCTGGGATGCCTTGGAAATGAACGCAAAGATTTGCTTGTTCACAGGATCGACGACCTGACTCATTGCGTCACGCACATCGTCCGGGATGGGAACTCCACGCTCACCGAGCAACACGGTATTGTTGAGCTCAATATCATTGAGGAAGAAGTTCAAGAAGCGTGCTGCTTCATCCGGATTCGATGCAGAGACAGGAATGGAGAAGAACATGGAAGGTTTCAAGAACGTACCCGGCCTCTGTGAACCATCTATGCGGGGCATCAGGGCTATCTCAACAGGGCGACCTGCGGCAGCCTGTTCAGCCACGACTTGGTTGCTCCAACCATAAGTAACCCATGACGTTCTCTTGGCAAATTCGCCTTCATCAGGAGAAACGGTAACGAACGCAATTTCAGGGCTGACCAAAGCGCCGGCATCAAGCAGGCGAAGCTGTACCGCAAAAAACTCGCGGAGTACCGTGGTGTCCGTGAAACCAAGACTCTTGCCGTCAGGCGCAAAGAACGGGTTGCCTGTCTGCCGAATCAGGTTGTCAAATCCAACCTTCGGATCCGTGGTGAAGAACGGGAGGGTCTTCACGCCAGTCTTCCTATAGACCTCCAGTGAGATGCGTTCAAAATCAGCCAGCGTCCATGTCGTATCGTCAAAGCTGATACCTATCTGGTCAAGGAGTGCCTTGTCATAGATGACACATACGGCGTTGGATCCCAGGCTGATGCCATACAGTTTTCCACCGACCCTGCCACCGGACAGGTTGGCGTCTGCCACCTTGCTCAGGTTGATGACTCCGGAATTTACATAAGGAGTCAAATCCTTGAGTTGGTTGCGTGTGACCCATTGAAGCATGTACGCATAATCATGCTGCATCAGGTCAGGAAGATTTCCAGCCGCCGCCTGGGTGTTCATCTTATCCCAATATCCTGCCCACCCTGTGGTTTCTGGTTCAATAGTCACTTTCGGATTTGCTGCCGTGTATGCGTCAATGGCAGCATATGTCTTGGCATCACGTGTTGGGTTTCCCCACCACGCCAGGCGCATGGTAGTTTGCGCAGCACTCTCCCGTGCTCCTTGGGCAAATACAAATGCTGGAACCAGCAATAGTACTACTACCAAAGAAATTACAATGCGAGCTTTCCTCATTTGTCACCTCCGTTTTTAAACATCTCCAGCCTCATGCTGGATGACAGTTTTCCAGTTGTCAACAACATTATTCTTTCGGGTTGAATTATGACGAAATTGTGCATTTTTTTGATAAAATATTCCTATAATCAATCTTTTAACAAAATTGCTGAAACGAAACACAAAAACAAAAATCGTCTTCTAACATATTTTAATTTGTGAAGATACATGTGATTTCACACATCATCCTTGTTTTTCCCGGAATAGTTTTTCTGTAGTAGCCATTAGTATGATTTATCCATTTTTTTATTTGTATGATACCTGTCAAAATTCATATGAAATTTTCATCTACATGGGATTGCTACTTGACAATATGTTTCTATGTACAGTAACGTAAGTCCATCACATGACAAATCCGCACAGAGTTCAGCACAGGGTGATGAGGCGCGTACTCGCGGGCAACATGAGGATTTACAGTAAAACAAAATAGAGGAGTCATACAATGTCAGCAAAAAATTTGGTCACGGGAGGCATCTCCACGGAAGGATTACCACGGGAAGATGGTTTTTTCGGTGAGTTCGGCGGTTCATACATCCCTCCCCGGCTTCAGGACGTGATGGATGAAGTGACACGCACCTACAAAAAAATCGCTGCTGATCCCGCGTTCATTGCTGAATTCAACGACCTGCTTATCCATTATGCTGGACGTCCCTCTCCCGTATATCACGCGAAAAGACTGT
Encoded proteins:
- a CDS encoding carbohydrate ABC transporter permease produces the protein MGKKQSGALSNASLPLTRGARRARLMTSVSGYAFISPWLIGFLAFSVIPILFSLYYSFTQYDILASPVFNGLANFKRMSSDTLFWQSLKVTFFYAFVSVPLRLVFAFFVAMLFNRGTRAIRFYQMIYYLPSIVGGSIAIAVMWRRLFMADGAINAFLNAIGIPASTSWIGNPDTAIWTLIILAVWQFGSSMLIFLAGLRQVPKDYYEAAEIDGAGRVKRFVHITLPQMTPVIFFNLIMQLINGFTVFTQAFVVSGGMGDPLNSTLVYALYLYQRAFKYYEMGYSSAMAWILVLIIGVMTAIIFKTSDNWVFYETKEGK
- a CDS encoding carbohydrate ABC transporter permease; translation: MDAHTKRIIKVNTEKFIFHAVVILLGFIMLYPILWMISNSFKTSAEIFGNSSLIPQSLRWDNYVRGWKFNNAITFGTFFKNSLFYTVVATFGAVMSSAIVAYGFARIPFKGRSFWYACMFVTLMLPYQVVMVPQFIIFHRIGWVNTFLPLIVPHFGGVGFFIFLMVQFIRQIPMELDNAAKIDGCNRPMIFSYVVFPLIKPSLITAVIFSFYWRWDDFLGPLLYLNRPRQFTVSLALRMFSDPQSSTDWPAIFSMGTLSLIPVVLVFIIFQKYIVEGMVTTGIKG
- a CDS encoding ABC transporter substrate-binding protein — translated: MRKARIVISLVVVLLLVPAFVFAQGARESAAQTTMRLAWWGNPTRDAKTYAAIDAYTAANPKVTIEPETTGWAGYWDKMNTQAAAGNLPDLMQHDYAYMLQWVTRNQLKDLTPYVNSGVINLSKVADANLSGGRVGGKLYGISLGSNAVCVIYDKALLDQIGISFDDTTWTLADFERISLEVYRKTGVKTLPFFTTDPKVGFDNLIRQTGNPFFAPDGKSLGFTDTTVLREFFAVQLRLLDAGALVSPEIAFVTVSPDEGEFAKRTSWVTYGWSNQVVAEQAAAGRPVEIALMPRIDGSQRPGTFLKPSMFFSIPVSASNPDEAARFLNFFLNDIELNNTVLLGERGVPIPDDVRDAMSQVVDPVNKQIFAFISKASQHSSAIDPPDPAPAGEVLKLFRDVTQEILGKRVSVDAGVAKIMADANAILAR